The Streptomyces sp. NBC_00102 genome segment CGCTGCCGAGTGCCTTCGCCTGCGCATGTACGTCCCGCGCCAACTCGCCCTGTGCGTAATCTGCCTGACGGCCCGTCCCCTGACTCTCGTACTGCCCACGGCCGTCCACCGCGACGACCCGGAAGCCGGCCGCGGTGAGCGGTTCGAGGAGGGCGACGAAGTCCTCCTTGCTCCCGGTGTAGCCGGGGAGCATCAGGACCGTGCCGCGCACGTCCGCCGACGGCACGGCGTCCAGAACGGCGAAGTCGCCGCGCGGGGTGCGCAGAGCGCGGGCGCGGGCACAGGGAGGCGGGGTGAACGTCGGCGGGCGGCTCATGGGACGAGGTTAGAGCCTGCGCGGAGCAGTCCCCGCGCACCGGGGGGACGGGGACCCGCAAACGCCGGACGGCCCCGTTCCCCCCGGTGTGCGGGGAACGGGGCCGTCCGGCTGCTGCTGCGTGCGTGCCCGGCCGGGTCAGCTCTCGGCCGACGCGGCCCCGGTGGTCGCTGGGCGCGTCGTACGGCGACGGCGGGTCCGGGCCGGGGCCTCGGCCGCCTCGCTCGCCACGGCCTCCGCCTCGGGGACCACGGAGGTCTCCGGCTTGGCGACGGCGCGGCGACGGCGCTTCGGCTTCTCCTCCACGGCGTCGGCCGGTGCGGCCACGGCCGCCTCGGGCTCGGCCTTCACGGCCGTCTTCGGCGCTGCTGCCTTGCGGGTCCGGGGCTTCGCCTCGGCCGTGGTGGCGGCCTTCGCCTCGCCGGCCGGCTTCGTGGCCGTACGGGGACGGCGGCGCGTCCGGCTCTCGGACTCGGGCTCCGACGGCGGGGCGATCTGGAAGTCGACCTCGTCCACGACGGGCTTCACGACCCGGGGGCGGCGGCGCGGCTTCGTCTCGGGCTCGGCGGCGGGCTCGGTGAAGCCCACCGCGACGGCCACGGTCTGGAACTCCGGCTCGGCCGGTGCGGCGGCACGGGTGCGGCGGCGACGCGCCGGCGGCTTGGTGGCCTCGGCGGCCGGAGCCTCGACGACGGCCACGGGAGCCTCCACCACCGCCACGGGAGCCGCGGCTGCCGCCTCGGCGGCGACGGCCTCCGCGACGCCGACCCGGCCACGACGGCGGCGGCGCGGGGTGCGCGGCTCCGTCGTCACGGCGGCCTCGGCGCTCTCCGGAGCCGGTACGGCCTCGGCCGCGGGAGCGGGCACCGTGGCGGCGCCCTCCTCCTGGCCGCTTCCGCCACGGGTGCGGCGGCGCTGGCGCGGGGTGCGCGCGGGGCGCTCCTCACGGGCCTCACGGGCGGGACCGGACGAGGCGGGCGCCTTGCGGCCCCGGCCACCGGTCTCGCCGAGGTCCTCCAGCTCCTCCGCGCGCAGACCCGCACGGGTCCGCTCGGCCCGCGGCAGTATGCCCTTGGTGCCCTCGGGGATGCCGAGGTCGGAGAAGAGGTGCGGCGAGGTGGAGTACGTCTCCGGCGGGTCCGGGAACTTCAGGTCCAAGGCCTTGTTGATCAGCTGCCAGCGCGGGATGTCGTCCCAGTCCACCAGCGTGACCGCGGTGCCCTTGGCGCCCGCGCGGCCGGTGCGGCCGATGCGGTGCAGGTAGGTCTTCTCGTCCTCGGGGGACTGGTAGTTGATGACGTGGGTCACACCCTCGACATCGATACCGCGCGCGGCGACGTCGGTGCAGACGAGGACGTCGACCTTGCCGTTGCGGAAGGCGCGCAGCGCCTGCTCGCGGGCGCCCTGGCCGAGGTCGCCGTGGACCGCGCCGGAGGCGAAACCGCGCTTCTCCAGCTGCTCCGCGATGTCGGCGGCGGTGCGCTTGGTGCGGCAGAAGATCATCGCGAGTCCCCGGCCGTCGGCCTGGAGGATGCGCGAGACCATCTCGGGCTTGTCCATGTTGTGCGCCCGGTACACGAACTGGGTCGTGTTCTTGACCGTCGTGCCCTCGTCGTCGGGCGACGTGGCGTTGATGTGCGTGGGCTGCGACATGTAGCGGCGGGCGAGGCTGATCACGGCGCCGGGCATCGTCGCCGAGAAGAGCATGGTCTGGCGCTTCGCCGGCAGCATCGTGAGGATGCGCTCGACGTCGGGCAGGAAGCCCAGGTCCAGCATCTCGTCGGCCTCGTCGAGGACGAGGGCGCGGATGTGGGACAGGTCCAGCTTGCGCTGGCCCGCAAGGTCGAGCAGCCGGCCGGGGGTGCCGACGACCACGTCGACGCCCTTCTTCAGCGCCTCGACCTGGGGCTCGTACGCCCGGCCGCCGTAGATGGCCTGGACGCGGACGTTACGGACCTTGCCCGCGGTGAGGAGGTCGTTGGTGACCTGCTGGCAGAGCTCGCGCGTGGGAACGACGACGAGCGCCTGCGGGGCGTCGGTCAGCTTCTCGGGCGCGGCACGGCCCGC includes the following:
- a CDS encoding DEAD/DEAH box helicase; amino-acid sequence: MTLPVALSGSDVIGQAKTGTGKTLGFGLPLLEIVTVPADVEAGRAAPEKLTDAPQALVVVPTRELCQQVTNDLLTAGKVRNVRVQAIYGGRAYEPQVEALKKGVDVVVGTPGRLLDLAGQRKLDLSHIRALVLDEADEMLDLGFLPDVERILTMLPAKRQTMLFSATMPGAVISLARRYMSQPTHINATSPDDEGTTVKNTTQFVYRAHNMDKPEMVSRILQADGRGLAMIFCRTKRTAADIAEQLEKRGFASGAVHGDLGQGAREQALRAFRNGKVDVLVCTDVAARGIDVEGVTHVINYQSPEDEKTYLHRIGRTGRAGAKGTAVTLVDWDDIPRWQLINKALDLKFPDPPETYSTSPHLFSDLGIPEGTKGILPRAERTRAGLRAEELEDLGETGGRGRKAPASSGPAREAREERPARTPRQRRRTRGGSGQEEGAATVPAPAAEAVPAPESAEAAVTTEPRTPRRRRRGRVGVAEAVAAEAAAAAPVAVVEAPVAVVEAPAAEATKPPARRRRTRAAAPAEPEFQTVAVAVGFTEPAAEPETKPRRRPRVVKPVVDEVDFQIAPPSEPESESRTRRRPRTATKPAGEAKAATTAEAKPRTRKAAAPKTAVKAEPEAAVAAPADAVEEKPKRRRRAVAKPETSVVPEAEAVASEAAEAPARTRRRRTTRPATTGAASAES